In the genome of Raphanus sativus cultivar WK10039 chromosome 4, ASM80110v3, whole genome shotgun sequence, one region contains:
- the LOC108851782 gene encoding uncharacterized protein LOC108851782 gives MESSLGFMAVFAVSGSVVFLASQFHKRLLSDYMDKFEFEIRSRENVVMKKKVRFAADVVEPSGNNKEYRRRHSSKAKFDKESKMAAIV, from the exons ATGGAGAGTTCTTTAGGTTTCATGGCGGTCTTCGCCGTCTCAGGGAGCGTCGTGTTCCTCGCTAGTCAATTCCACAAGCGTCTCCTCTCCGATTACATGGACAAGTTCGAATTCGAAATCC GATCGAGAGAGAAtgtggtgatgaagaagaaggtgagatTTGCGGCGGATGTGGTGGAGCCGTCGGGGAATAACAAAGAGTATCGCCGGAGACACTCTTCCAAGGCTAAATTTGATAAGGAATCCAAGATGGCGGCAATTGTTTGa
- the LOC108849559 gene encoding probable sucrose-phosphatase 3b — protein MVIMERLKSPPPLMIVSDLDHTMVDHQDHDNLSLLRFNSLWEDAYRRDSLLVFSTARSPILYKELRKEKPLLTPDVIITSIGTEIAFGNPMVPDHSWVETLNRGKWNREIVLEETSKFPELTLQPKTEQRLHKISFYIDEGKGEAVTKELSQLLEKRGLDVKIIHSWGMNLDVIPRGGGKGEALEYLLKKLKAEGMFPLNTLACGDSEHDAELFSIPDVHGVMVSNSQEELLKWHTENALNNSKLIHSSERCADGILQAIDYFKLGPTLSPRDSSEFLNGKSDIANPGQEVVRFYLFYERLRRGEIKKYETYINSFKEACDQDAVFFHPSGAEKSLRDIFDELRKYHGDKSRKKFWVWVDQVLVIDNIPGRCIVKFDKWEQYEDERKCCTTTVEFTSKGGGSLVWEQVKQIWSGEPELDDENSCWII, from the exons ATGGTGATTATGGAACGGCTGaaatctcctcctcctctcatgATCGTCTCAGACCTTGATCACACCATG GTTGATCATCAAGATCATGACAACCTCTCTCTTCTGAGGTTCAACTCACTGTGGGAAGACGCTTACCGCCGTGACTCTCTTCTTGTCTTCTCAACCGCAAGATCACCAATTCTTTACAAAGAGTTGAGAAAAGAGAAACCGTTGTTGACCCCTGATGTCATCATCACATCCATAGGAACCGAGATAGCGTTTGGTAACCCCATGGTTCCTGACCATTCTTGGGTTGAGACCTTGAACAGAGGTAAATGGAACCGGGAGATAGTTCTGGAAGAAACAAGCAAGTTCCCTGAGTTAACCCTTCAGCCTAAAACTGAGCAGAGGCTACACAAGATCAGCTTTTACATTGATGAAGGTAAAGGTGAGGCAGTGACCAAGGAACTTTCACAGTTGCTGGAGAAACGTGGC TTGGATGTCAAGATTATTCACAGTTGGGGAATGAATCTTGATGTTATACCGCGAGGTGGAGGAAAAGGAGAAGCTCTTGAGTATCTTCTCAAGAAGCTCAAGGCTGAAGGAATGTTTCCTCTCAATACTCTTGCTTGCGGCGACTCTGAACATGATGCTGAGCTATTCAGCATTCCTGATGTTCACGGTGTCATG GTGAGCAACTCCCAAGAAGAGCTATTGAAGTGGCATACTGAAAATGCTTTAAACAACTCAAAGCTCATACATTCAAGCGAGAGATGTGCTGATGGGATTCTTCAAGCTATTGATTATTTCAAGCTTGGCCCAACTCTTTCTCCAAGAGATAGTTCTGAGTTCTTGAATGGAAAGTCGGATATTGCCAATCCTGGTCAAGAAGTTGTGAGATTCTACTTGTTTTACGAGAGGTTGAGACGCGGTGAGATCAAGAAGTATGAAACATACATAAACAGCTTCAAAGAGGCTTGT GACCAAGATGCTGTCTTTTTTCATCCATCAGGTGCTGAGAAGTCTCTGAGGGACATCTTTGATGAGCTGAGGAAGTATCATGGAGACAAAAGTAGGAAGAAGTTTTGGGTTTGGGTGGATCAGGTTCTGGTAATAGACAACATTCCTGGGAGATGTATAGTGAAGTTTGATAAGTGGGAGCAATACG AGGATGAGCGTAAATGCTGCACAACCACTGTTGAATTCACTTCAAAG GGAGGAGGATCCTTGGTGTGGGAACAAGTGAAGCAAATATGGTCAGGAGAACCAGAGCTGGATGATGAAAACAGTTGCTGGATTATTTGA